Proteins co-encoded in one Deltaproteobacteria bacterium genomic window:
- a CDS encoding diguanylate cyclase: MIICVPTHENRGLDSGVYPHFGSAPAFIIHDTDTGETKFLDNNNQHHGDGTCNPAQKLMGETVDVVLTGGMGARAIEMLNAMGIKVYMATAGTVRNNIEALNDQKLEELTVRNACGQHNMHGGCGH, translated from the coding sequence ATGATTATTTGTGTCCCAACTCATGAAAATCGCGGTTTGGATAGCGGCGTGTATCCACATTTCGGCTCTGCCCCCGCTTTTATCATCCACGACACCGATACGGGTGAGACCAAGTTTCTTGACAACAATAACCAGCACCACGGTGACGGGACATGCAACCCTGCTCAAAAATTGATGGGCGAGACCGTCGATGTCGTGCTGACAGGTGGTATGGGCGCACGGGCCATTGAAATGTTGAATGCCATGGGAATCAAGGTTTACATGGCGACAGCCGGAACGGTACGAAATAATATCGAGGCTTTGAATGACCAGAAACTGGAGGAATTGACGGTGCGTAACGCTTGCGGCCAGCACAATATGCACGGGGGCTGCGGCCACTGA